One Oikeobacillus pervagus genomic window carries:
- a CDS encoding NADH dehydrogenase subunit 5: MLVFQNPDFLPMIFFMMLVVSVLSGLILLLPKVPLNFIRIHTVILLLPIICALLALIFCNKSINFGPWYLDTLSWLLALFVLTISFIVQSYCVHYLLGEKSYRSYFALLTITTAADSLAWLSNDLRILLICWGVTLLGLTLLIGLKKEWQVARNASALSGRFFALSWIILLFVVIWLTQATGYWKLSMVLSNNSLAQLDSWEKSCISLLFIVAVIIPAAQWPFHGWLLDSVIAPTPISAVMHAGIVNAGGIMLTRFSPLFSGDAAQIVLLVLSGFSVLMGTGIMLVQVDYKRQLVGSTIAQMGFMLIQCALGAYWAAIIHAVLHGIFKATLFLQAGSAVHHQKSIVRTTQPSSLLWTIVGIILAFLLGIVFWWTSPRDGYHLINTLILGWSVLLSWRQLVANENGRIGRIAGLTLFAGAAFVFSIVHSAFFKLLQESIQIQTEPPTMATILALFILLVGIALGLLRVRYRSSVFFTVIYLWLLRLSEPKSNFFESHPKYLTRLMSQGGK; the protein is encoded by the coding sequence ATGCTAGTTTTTCAAAATCCTGATTTCCTACCAATGATTTTCTTTATGATGCTTGTGGTTTCGGTATTAAGCGGTTTAATTCTATTACTTCCCAAAGTTCCTTTGAATTTTATTCGTATTCATACTGTGATCCTTTTACTGCCCATAATTTGCGCTCTGTTAGCCCTGATTTTTTGTAATAAATCTATAAATTTCGGACCTTGGTATCTTGATACATTATCGTGGCTACTGGCGTTATTTGTTCTTACAATTAGTTTTATTGTGCAGAGTTACTGTGTTCATTATTTACTCGGCGAAAAATCTTATCGAAGTTATTTCGCTCTGCTTACAATTACAACAGCTGCTGATTCTCTTGCATGGTTAAGTAATGATCTTCGCATCTTGTTAATTTGCTGGGGAGTGACTCTTCTAGGACTTACTCTACTCATAGGCTTAAAGAAAGAGTGGCAGGTAGCCAGAAATGCTTCGGCACTGTCCGGTCGTTTTTTTGCACTTAGTTGGATTATTTTGTTATTCGTGGTTATCTGGCTCACACAAGCCACAGGGTATTGGAAGTTATCGATGGTCCTTTCAAATAATAGCCTTGCCCAACTTGATTCATGGGAAAAAAGCTGCATCAGCTTGTTGTTCATTGTAGCTGTTATTATTCCAGCAGCACAATGGCCTTTCCACGGTTGGTTATTAGACTCGGTTATTGCGCCTACGCCTATTTCCGCTGTCATGCATGCAGGGATTGTAAATGCCGGTGGAATTATGTTAACTCGTTTCTCGCCACTATTCAGTGGAGATGCTGCGCAGATAGTTTTGCTTGTATTATCGGGTTTTTCAGTTTTGATGGGAACAGGAATCATGTTGGTCCAAGTTGATTATAAACGGCAGCTTGTAGGGTCTACGATTGCACAAATGGGTTTTATGTTGATCCAATGTGCTTTAGGAGCCTATTGGGCAGCCATTATTCATGCGGTGTTACATGGTATTTTCAAGGCGACCCTTTTCTTACAAGCTGGTTCTGCTGTTCATCATCAAAAATCCATCGTCCGAACAACCCAGCCTTCATCCTTGTTGTGGACGATTGTTGGAATTATTTTGGCTTTCTTACTAGGAATAGTTTTCTGGTGGACCTCTCCTAGGGATGGTTATCATTTGATCAATACTCTTATATTAGGCTGGTCAGTGTTACTTTCTTGGAGACAACTTGTGGCTAATGAAAACGGCAGGATTGGACGAATAGCGGGACTTACACTGTTTGCCGGAGCTGCTTTTGTATTTAGCATTGTCCATAGTGCCTTTTTTAAACTGTTACAGGAATCAATCCAGATTCAAACAGAACCTCCAACAATGGCAACCATTTTGGCCCTGTTTATTTTACTTGTTGGCATTGCTCTTGGGCTATTACGGGTCCGGTATCGTTCATCTGTTTTTTTTACTGTTATTTATTTATGGCTTTTAAGACTCAGTGAACCGAAAAGTAATTTCTTTGAAAGCCATCCGAAGTATTTGACGAGATTAATGTCTCAAGGAGGGAAATGA